A region from the Polyangiaceae bacterium genome encodes:
- a CDS encoding DUF2378 family protein: MPFQRLVQSLAHHSAWAEPDWERPLDVDAHLALVEWRARVRGAFLGSAVQAARKGAGWSGPDYLPFRSYPAREAAQTLAQCAKAAHVELPLREGLRRLGQGAYETLVSSMSGRVLVALVAGSWLALLRAVPKAYQIAGTARAELLVLEGDDHAGEAVIELQRLWTFADSYHVGVFEGALKAWKREARIRLVQHTPSDVDLRIEWREASLA, translated from the coding sequence ATGCCGTTCCAACGATTGGTGCAATCTCTCGCGCACCATAGCGCCTGGGCGGAGCCCGATTGGGAGCGGCCCCTCGATGTGGACGCCCATCTGGCGCTCGTCGAGTGGCGCGCTCGGGTGCGCGGGGCGTTTCTGGGTTCGGCGGTCCAAGCCGCCCGCAAGGGCGCCGGTTGGAGTGGTCCGGACTATCTCCCGTTTCGATCCTACCCGGCCCGCGAGGCCGCCCAAACTCTGGCGCAGTGCGCCAAGGCCGCCCATGTGGAGCTTCCACTGCGGGAGGGGCTCCGACGTCTGGGCCAGGGCGCCTATGAGACCTTGGTGAGCTCCATGTCGGGCCGCGTGCTGGTCGCGTTGGTGGCGGGCAGTTGGCTGGCGTTGCTTCGTGCAGTGCCCAAGGCCTACCAGATCGCGGGCACCGCACGCGCCGAGTTGCTCGTGCTCGAAGGCGACGACCACGCCGGGGAAGCCGTGATCGAGCTTCAACGCTTGTGGACCTTCGCCGACTCCTATCACGTGGGCGTGTTCGAGGGCGCGTTGAAGGCATGGAAGCGCGAGGCTCGCATCCGACTCGTCCAGCACACGCCTTCGGACGTGGATCTGCGCATCGAGTGGCGCGAAGCCTCATTGGCGTGA
- the rsgA gene encoding ribosome small subunit-dependent GTPase A: MDASVVGIYVERLGLKPAQLGALMADPDVDRPYRVATVERGACGLVGFADDGALLELSAPPGDEPLAVGDFVVLGAGGRVARVLERVSVLERGSAHREGEAQLIAANLDTVFIVAAFAETEKLERRTLRARRLDRFISAVKAGGATPVVVLNKVDVSLRGPEKVMELCRELSARLGGVEVTSVSAQRGDGLAGLEGWLAAGQTVAFVGASGVGKSSLINALSGEATQTVTSVRGKDDKGRHTTTRRQLVRLSSGALLVDTPGVREFAVLGADGVAGFEDIDELAEECRFSDCAHESEPGCAVRAAVERGELPEDRLASYHAISRDAARLGAKHDAMARHDAKVQGRRFGRMVREVKALKKR; encoded by the coding sequence ATGGACGCTTCCGTCGTCGGTATTTACGTCGAGCGCCTGGGGCTCAAACCCGCGCAGCTCGGCGCGCTGATGGCGGATCCGGACGTGGATCGTCCGTACCGCGTGGCGACGGTGGAGCGTGGCGCTTGCGGGCTCGTCGGCTTTGCGGACGACGGCGCGCTCTTGGAGCTGAGTGCGCCACCAGGGGACGAGCCATTGGCGGTGGGGGACTTCGTGGTGCTGGGCGCCGGCGGGCGCGTGGCGCGGGTCCTCGAACGGGTGAGCGTCCTCGAGCGCGGCTCGGCGCACCGCGAAGGTGAAGCGCAGCTGATCGCCGCCAACCTGGACACGGTGTTCATCGTGGCGGCCTTCGCGGAGACGGAGAAGCTCGAGCGGCGCACCCTGAGGGCGCGTCGCCTCGATCGCTTCATCTCCGCCGTGAAGGCGGGGGGCGCGACGCCCGTGGTGGTGCTGAACAAGGTGGACGTCAGTCTGCGCGGGCCGGAGAAAGTGATGGAGCTGTGTCGCGAGCTGTCCGCGCGTCTGGGCGGAGTGGAGGTCACCTCCGTGAGCGCCCAGCGGGGCGACGGCCTGGCGGGGCTCGAGGGCTGGCTCGCAGCGGGGCAGACCGTCGCCTTCGTGGGCGCCTCCGGCGTGGGCAAGTCGAGCCTCATCAATGCGCTCAGCGGAGAAGCGACGCAGACGGTGACCAGCGTACGCGGCAAGGACGACAAGGGGCGGCACACCACGACGCGCAGGCAGTTGGTGCGGCTTTCTTCCGGTGCGCTGTTGGTGGACACACCCGGCGTGCGTGAGTTCGCCGTCCTGGGCGCGGACGGCGTGGCGGGCTTCGAGGACATCGACGAGCTCGCGGAGGAATGCCGCTTCTCGGATTGCGCCCACGAGAGCGAGCCCGGCTGCGCCGTGCGCGCCGCCGTGGAGCGCGGCGAGCTGCCGGAGGATCGCCTTGCGAGCTACCACGCCATCAGCCGAGACGCCGCCCGGCTCGGCGCCAAGCACGACGCGATGGCGCGTCACGACGCCAAGGTACAGGGGCGTCGCTTTGGCCGCATGGTGCGCGAGGTGAAAGCACTGAAGAAGCGATGA
- a CDS encoding GFA family protein — translation MSGRRGTTRRRRPPSKRFGARPDACHCSKCRKHSGHYYAGTDVKRAALTIHGEEHLTWFASSEKVRRGFCATCGSSLFFDPVDHERHDWIAVSMGAFDTPTQTKLAIHIFVADKGDYYDIADGLPQRAGRPEAPS, via the coding sequence TTGTCGGGGCGGCGCGGAACCACTCGCCGAAGGCGCCCGCCAAGCAAGCGATTCGGGGCGCGGCCGGACGCGTGCCACTGCTCCAAATGCCGCAAGCACTCCGGGCACTACTACGCGGGCACGGACGTGAAGCGCGCGGCGTTGACGATCCACGGAGAGGAGCATCTCACGTGGTTTGCGTCTTCGGAGAAGGTTCGCCGCGGGTTCTGCGCCACGTGCGGATCGTCGCTCTTCTTCGACCCCGTCGATCACGAGAGGCACGACTGGATCGCGGTCTCCATGGGCGCCTTCGACACGCCGACGCAAACGAAGCTCGCGATCCATATCTTCGTCGCCGACAAGGGCGACTACTACGACATCGCCGATGGGCTGCCACAGCGCGCGGGGCGGCCGGAAGCTCCGAGCTGA
- a CDS encoding agmatine deiminase family protein has translation MKTPSELGFRMPAEWEPHSATWIAWPHNRTDWPGKGLMVEWVFVEIARHVSRTERVRILVGTQKQEQRAERMLARSGVDLTRVDFVRRSTNRSWTRDYLPSFVTRRARSRREVAAVKWRFNGWARYDDFAQDEKTGAAVAKWLGARTFRPTLGKRRVVLEGGAIDVDGQGTLLATEQCLLSGPFARNRELGRAGTEKTLSEHLGTTRVVWLGDGIAGDDTSGHVDDFVRFVAPGRVVVCSEKNRRDENYAPLAAAKERLTGARDARNRKLEVIELPMPEPVAFAGQRLPASYANFYFSNGTLLVPTFGDPADRVALGILSELFPKRRVVGVYCRDLVLGLGTLHCSTQQEPAGVVLR, from the coding sequence ATGAAGACTCCGAGCGAGCTCGGCTTTCGCATGCCGGCGGAGTGGGAGCCGCACTCCGCCACCTGGATCGCCTGGCCCCACAACCGCACGGACTGGCCCGGTAAGGGCTTGATGGTGGAGTGGGTGTTCGTCGAGATCGCGCGGCACGTGTCCCGTACGGAGCGCGTGCGGATTCTGGTGGGCACGCAGAAGCAGGAGCAGCGCGCGGAGCGCATGTTGGCGCGCTCCGGCGTGGACCTCACCCGGGTGGACTTCGTGCGCCGCAGCACCAACCGCTCCTGGACGCGGGACTATCTGCCGTCGTTCGTCACCCGCCGGGCGCGTTCTCGGCGTGAGGTGGCGGCGGTCAAGTGGCGATTCAACGGCTGGGCGCGCTACGACGACTTCGCCCAGGACGAGAAGACCGGCGCCGCCGTGGCCAAGTGGCTCGGGGCGCGGACGTTCCGCCCCACGCTGGGCAAGCGGCGCGTGGTGCTCGAGGGTGGCGCGATCGACGTGGACGGCCAAGGCACGCTCTTGGCCACGGAGCAGTGCCTGCTGTCCGGGCCCTTCGCGCGCAATCGCGAGCTGGGCAGGGCCGGCACCGAGAAGACACTGTCGGAGCACCTCGGAACCACCCGGGTCGTCTGGCTCGGCGACGGCATCGCCGGGGACGACACCTCGGGGCACGTCGATGACTTCGTGCGCTTCGTCGCTCCGGGTCGCGTCGTCGTGTGTTCGGAGAAGAACCGTCGAGACGAGAACTACGCGCCGCTCGCCGCCGCCAAGGAACGATTGACGGGTGCTCGAGATGCTCGCAACAGAAAGCTGGAGGTGATCGAGCTGCCCATGCCGGAGCCCGTCGCCTTTGCCGGGCAGCGCTTGCCGGCGAGCTACGCGAACTTCTACTTCTCTAACGGCACGTTGTTGGTGCCCACTTTCGGTGATCCTGCAGATCGGGTGGCGCTCGGCATTCTGTCGGAGCTGTTCCCCAAGCGTCGAGTGGTGGGCGTGTACTGTCGGGATCTGGTGCTCGGCCTCGGGACGCTGCACTGCAGCACCCAGCAGGAGCCCGCCGGCGTCGTGCTGCGCTGA